In Ischnura elegans chromosome 3, ioIscEleg1.1, whole genome shotgun sequence, the sequence GCGACATCCAATCATAAGGTTTCATCTGCAGTTCATCATCAAAAATTCCTAACACTTGCCCAttccaaaaaattcaaatttactacAGAATTGAATTAACATCCAATTTTCTTACTGCTAGATCAGGGAAGGAGGGCACTGCATAGTTCTAACACTGATGGTATGGATCAGCAACTGAAAAAGATATGCATGACCCTTTCATGATTGAAGACTCTGATGCTTTGCCACTTAGAAATGATTTgcataaaaaagctaaaaaatatcgGATCTCTTAATCCCAAAACTCTATCAGTTTTCCAGTAAAATATTGGGAaccagtggtgcagtgaggggggttttgggagataaaaaaacccccccagacctcagagaaatttttaagtttaatccattttacttaattggattgatattactaatataataatgttaggattaataaaatatccctcaaaaagctgtaaaacacaccattttgaaccatttatcttaaaattccgcaatttattaatttcgcatctaccgcttatcctggtgggtattccacaccccccacacaccccggtattagttgcacctaaacccccccccccaagccttaattcctagcactGCCCCTGTTGGCATTAGGTTAAGAGCCACATGATATGCAGTGGGTTTGGAATTATAAGCCTTACTTGCTTTAAATTCAGTTGAAAAGGTAACAAGAAATTACATCCTCAAGTATAGCTATGGGAAATACATTGATGGCATTGCCAAGCAATAAGAACTTAAAAGGGTGATTGATGACACATCTCATTTTCCCAGCCCAGTCATCGAACATAATTTGAAGTAAtagaattgattgtttgaggcgtagctttatgaaagcgattcattttaaaaaattaaaaagaagaactttgagCTTTCACATGAATATCTATCCACACATTTACATGAACATGGTTTCCACATTAGACGCCATCATCAcgggatgacgtctaacgttgaaaccatggtcgtgtaaatgagTGAACAGATATTCATTTGAAAGCACTGTTTACCTTTACCGTTTACCAGAAAGAGACAGAGGGAGAGAGCATAAGTCTACGAAACCTATTTTTCATACCTTAACCTCAATCTAAATTTGTAATAATAGCTCCTTCCATTTTGCCTTTCCCCCACAGCCCCGTAGGATTCCATCACCTTCAGTCATAGTGtgccatttcatatttttactttcGTTTCTAATCTTAGAGGGGTGGATGCCTAACGGAAACCCTCTCCTTCCAGTTTGAACAGATGTAGATTAAAAGGGATATGCACAGAAGGACAAGGGCAGGTCATAGACTAGGGTAGTTGGTCTTCAAGTCAGGGCAGTTCATCATTAGTTAGTTCGGGTTAACTTTGATAGTTGGTTATTATTCGTCATCCTGAAAAGAAACACATGGTAAGCCGTAAACTATACTGCGTAAACCATAAGAAGCCCCACTTAAGAGACATGACTCTCTCTGCTTCGAGAATATTTGCACTTCCCGTCTAAATCCACTTCTTGGGTGTACAAACTGTGTCTGtgtaataaaacttatttaaaactttattgagGTATTCTTAATCTCTGGTCAGCCGACAACCTGGCAAGATCCCTAAAATGTGCGAGTGATCCGCCAATCCACATTGCATGCACACAACAATTTGGTGGCAATGGTTGCGATACTTAGAATTCCTTTAGGATTTCGTGCCAAGGCAATGAAGGGATATTTAAATGCTCATCCCAGGGGACAATGTTCCATTGATAAGACATCTCTCTTTTAAAGAAAGCAAACGACAGACActaattttttatcgaaatggTGGAGCCTGTAACTCAAACGAGAACACCAAGTGTAACAGGATTAGAGCATTTAGTGCCAGAATTTTCAGGGGAGAATAGCATTACCGTTGAGAACTTTGTTGCTTCTTTTGAAGCCGCTGCTGAACTTGGACGATGGTCGGATCATACTGAATAGCTTATTTTGAGACTCAAGACTGGGAACAGTactagtaaatttttaaattcatatgcAATAGATTTGTCATGGGAGCAATTGAAAGAAATGTTAATCGAGAGTTTTTCTTACCGAACCAATAGCAGCCAATAGTTTAAGACGGCTTATTAACTGTATCCAGGGATGGACAGAGAGTGTGTGCGATTTTTCTGATCATTTGCTTAAACTGAGGGATGGCTATCGTGTGGAAGCAGTCGATCCAAAGGAAAGGCTTGGAAGAGACAAAGCATTACATAGATGATTTAGTATTAAACCAGTTCATTGATGGGTTAATTCCTGGGATCCAGAGGTTTGTGCATGTGCGTGAGCTTAAATGAGGTGATTTCAATAGAGAGTCatgaagaagaaagtgaagggAGGGTCTTATTTATGACATGTAACAGTGTTAACGTTGCTAATGGCCCAGCCTCCAGTGCAAACATTCCCCATTTCCAATCCACACTGCAGGACAATCTGCAATGTTTCCGGTTCCAGCAGAGGCGCCACTTTGCACTCGACTACCGCACCCCTCCCTCTCTTGGATGCTTCCAATGTGGGCAAGACGGCCATTTTGCTCGAGATTACCAGGTACATCTATCTATCCTCCCTGCACCTTCCTCCAAGAATCAGCCCTTCCTCTCCTCACGTTTGCGAATACAGCCACCCAAACACAAATTGGGATGGACAAAACTCTCCCTTCCCAAAACCTCCACCCCCATTATCAGCCTGGCCATCACCACCAGAGCGTCAGAAACTTTCACCACCCCGCTTCAACCCACGGATGCAGCACAGAGGCCAAGGATCATGAGAATTGGGAGCCCCAAACAGACCTATCCTCACCACTGGACCTGGAGGCACCAAGGAGGAGATAGAGAAGAGGACCGCTGCACCCAAGGACCCAACCAGCCACTGCACCCCCTCCAGGCAGTCGAGGATTTAGGGTGAGAGCTCCAATGTCCGAGAGAGACTCTCTCTACTCATCGACACTGGAGCGGCAGCATCATTGATTAATAAGAGAGCCCTCCCTTAAACCCCCTCAGACAAAGTCACCGCTCACGCTACTTGAGTCCTAAGCACTCATGAATGTGAATTTCAGTTAGGAAGTGTTAATTACTCACACAGGTTTTTTATGGTAGATGATGATGTGCAAATATTGTGTGATGAGTTACCAAATAGGTAGaagtgggttaaactgttcattttgatgaaccattcactttgaacctgttcagtaaaaagaacagttcaaaatatctgttcatggtgAACAGTCacggtcattcaggtagaaaatactgtttatcagACGTTTTGAGTAAATGAAAGCTTAGTGCGGAATCATTtggtttgtgcagcttgtcatagtaatttcaagcaaacTCTGTTCTGGGCATTTACTAGGTTACCCGTGTGCAGGACAAAATCTGCTGTCCACTagtagaataagccagaattaatatttatcaacccaggGTCTGATGCCATTCGCATATttagcaccagaaaagttttttaaatgctgctcttatgagcaatttagactttcatacacagctaagtgttctttaataatatttttagcataaacgTCATCTGTGAATCTCTTTCTTAGACTCCTggtaagatatcaattttttcctcctctttacGCCTTTTGTCAGGTATCTATCCACCCTAACGGTACAATAAACTGTCAATAATAGCATGCGTAAGATGGTGAGAAATAATCactttcattgctaaattagtacttttggtagaatgtgaaaaaatagtaaaatatgttacacccATGAAATTCTGTAACATACTTTAACATTAAAcatggaaagcaaagaaagagttAACGCTTTGATGTGTATTGCtgtgcaattaagctaagtggtcaaaataaaatacataaaatatcgcAACATGAAACACCtaatgtcatcaaataaaatcgccaTAGGTAACGcattgttttcattccttcgaaaatgataGATATGTGTATCCGTAGACTTTCTCCAGAAGAGTACCAAGTGCTTCCCCTTCCATGTCtaattacactacaaacaagtaatttgaggaaagttgaagctaaatttttgtttcccaaaatcatcagttcaAACCTCTTAAAGCAACACAGGGTAAAATACAGATTAACCCAGTTAAAAGTTAATTCCATTTCGAATAatttaataggaaaataaatggTGGATACAACATAGTTAAACAattaatgtttaacttttccgttTGCTGAAATAGATTTTCGCATTAATATAACTAATCATAGTAAAGTTTtaaccaaatttttaaattaactttgaaccatagCACAAATTACTAACAGatagtgcaaaaaatccacagaggaaaaatcattcgccttgaccgggattcgaacccggatccctctatttccggccgagtgctttagccagttaagctaccgaggcgtcactctcctctgtggaaatttgtggactataccagacaaggtggtatggactgctgagcatatgatgcgactagcagtccagatcgtgcgcatggcgccacagccggagagcaaagcccaaactttgaacactagaggtgttcgctctggacttattaaagctggactgctagtcgcatcatatgctcagcagtccataccaccttgtccggtatagtccacaaatttccacaggggagaatgacgcctcggtagcttaactggctaaagcactcggccggaaatcgagggatccgggttcgaatcccggtcaaggcgaatgatttttcctctgtggatttttcgcactatttgtgcattgtgggtgactccgtaaaaagttatcaccgcggctagtcccggtacactttaataatTACTAACAGATAACTGACCCATAAAATTACCACGAACCTGAACCATTGCACCCTGTCCATCAAACGCAAATGTTCGAATGAACacaaaatcaaaatgaatgcgagGCCCCAAATGAGCATTGGACGTGCAATCAAGAACAAACGCCTGGGGATGATGATGAAGGAGTCTCATTTCATTCCGACAATGCACACCCACACACAGCTTATTAGACGCAGGAACTGATCTCAAACTTTGGGTAGAAAGTGATCAGGCACCCTTCATAAAGCACCAAAATTGCACCCAGTGATTTCCATAAGTTGCTCGCCCTGAAGAAGCACCAAGGAGAGATGACAAGTGTGATGAATGTAAGAGAAGGCCTCTTCTCAACGTGGATGGAAGCTGGTATAATGACGGGATTCAAAAGCTCATGCTGCGGATGGGGAAGTCATCAAGCACCAGGGCTACCACATATAAAAATAGCTTAAGCCAAGACCTTCCCAATGACGTATTCAACAATGTAACTAAAAGTCatgtttaatgaaaaaaaaaatggagacttCACTTTTAAGTCTACCCTCGTATCATTTCTTATGTGGTAGCAAAAAATCAAAACCTGAAAAACCTAATTGGAAGATAATGCCACAGCTGGATACTTAATTTCTTACATAACATAATTGTAGAATTGGCACACACTAAGTGATGGCATTTCACTGAAACTTTTGGACTAAATGGCAGCCAAAACTAGCGTCATAATCCATGAGATCATACCTTTTTGGATATTATTCCACTTGATAGTGACATGGTTATCCCTCTCATATCTATTCTGCTCATGAAGGAAACCAACAGCATGCATCAACTCATGAATGGGAGTCCCAACAGTGGTCAGGCAGCCAGGAGACTGAAGATTCACAACTTGACGTCCACCAATCCTGCCAACAGACGACCAGCACCCTGTCTGATCCATCTCTATATGAATGTAATCCTTCTGCCTCGCAAACTTCCGGGGAACAAAACGAATGCACGTCAACTTGTGGAATTGGTCCATAGCTAACTGGATTGTTTTACGGTCTTGGGCATCTGAAAGAAAAGGATTTTAAGGACTACAATTAGCTGACAACTGAAATACATACTACATAGAGTCTCTCCATTTAGGTAAGGTCCCACTTTACACAGACCAATCAGACTGAAAGAAGTCATAATAGTCATTCAGAAATCATAAAAGCCTGGTATCTGGTATCCTGGTATGGCACCCCTCATAATGAGGGCCAAAATTATTAACCAGAACTTACAAACCAAAAACATCGACAAAACTGTTGTCATAACATTATTTAACATGGCAGTGAACCCAAGTTATGAAAGTAGCTCATTCTTTGACATCTTTAAAAGATTTCCCTCAAAAGTTCATGTCTACAATACACAATATAGGTTGAAGGTCACCATTTAAGCCAAGctttccaaaattttatatttctttcagcAGACCTCTACTACGATGAAACTATCCAATGTTAAATAGTATGTAAGGCTAggcaaataatttaattcattcataacaATACATCCCATgcatttattataatatgatgcaaaaaataaataaaaaatgaatgggtACATATGTAACTGTTTTCAAACATGCAATTGACTTTCAGGACAAACTACACCCCTTAGagtaatttgtttattttccccTCCACCATATCTTCACTGTCAGGGTTTGAACCCTAATCCACAGAGTCCGAAGCCAACAGTCTACCCACCACACCAGCTTGATCCTGACTTTCAAATGTGGAACCAATCAACGAGGCTACCAAAACAATgctaacaaaataatttttctaagaaCATTAGTTCAAAGAGATTCAATGACCAAAGCTTACACATACCTGAGGTGACCATTAATCTGGGACTGAAAAAGTATTACATATTTTGAATTCGTACAAATATGTATTTGTTGTACCTGTACActaatgaattttttcacttgCTCTATGTCTATTTTATTCCATCAATGGGGCTAGTGACTCTTACTATCATTATTACATTCCTattcattcaattcaatacaACCATAATCTTCAGTGATCAACTCCTCCTTGTGCACCAAGAAAACGAACAGCTGTCGGGATAAGGATTGAATTTTGAACTCACCAAATGCCTCGCTGATGGTGTAAGGGATTGTCGCACCTTCCCACCTGAACGACTCATGTTTCATGCCATTCCTAGCCAACGTTTGAGGGTGCAGAATGTCTCCCTCGACGTATGTCCCCAATTCCTCAGGCAAGCCAACACTGTCTGAAGTCCACTCCCTCACCTTACGTCCTATAAAAGGGAGCCACAAATTATTATCAATTGGAAGAACTTGCACAGATCAGAGAATGGCAACAGGGTGCCCTCCAGCTGCTGGCCACTTGAAATCTCCCGAATATTTACAACTTTCTTTTCCACACACAGGTGTTTGGTGGATGACTAAATCAAGGGATTATTTTAAACTTGCATATTAGTAGGAACAGCACAACAAAAGCACTTTGAAATAGTTGGAGAGAACATCAAAGGACCACCCTCTgttacatatttatacatataatgtcAAGCAGTCACAATAAGGAACAAGTTTGTACATCACAGGCAGAATTTTCTATCAATCGCATCAACGCACAAGgatcacaaaattaaaaaaattacaggaataGCCTTTTTCGCACGTAATCATCAGGGgtggaaagaaacaaaatttcagaTATTGGGGATTCCAAAAACATATTTGACTCCTGATGATGGAAGGAATGCTGAATGCAACAGTGCATGAGCAATTTGACTTCTCCAAAAAGACACCTTTCTTATGCCACTAATTTACAAACTGTAATCAATCAGTGTATTTATAATGAAAGCAATGTATCTAATTTCACAATCTAATTTCTAATTTGACTCAGCTACTTGCTTAATAAGATGCATTACTTCCATTGCTATATTATATATATTGGCACCAAATAAAATTCCAGATTCAATAACATATTCCCCTGCCATTTCCACAGAAAATTAAATTCCCATAGTTTTCCTAGTTGACCTGCTTTTCCAGACTTCCGGAAAACCTGATGAAGAATTCAATCAAACAAATGTTAGGAAGGcaaaaaattgagaattaatgCATTAacgttttgaagaagttttacagCTCACATAGGATGTAAATTTTCACTATTGATACCAGAATTATTGACTCATACTGAAGAGAAAAACAGATGGAATCCATCAGAAAGCACACCAAACAATCTCTTGAATATGATCATTCACTCAAACTCGAAATCACAATTCAAGGGAATAATTAGGCACACGGAAGGAAATGGATTACATATAACTAAAGAAATATCCTCCTCATTCCCTCATTTTCTGGTaagtattaataatgaaagtcACTGATTACTACCCATGAATTGGCGTGATGCCGTTAGAGTTCAGGATCATTTGCTCGCTCAAGAAGAACCTTTCATTGACAAAGGAATCACTCACAACAGTGTAAGCATCAATGAACCCTGTAAGGTCCATGCTGAGCCCAAGGTGTGGCAGAGAAGTATGAGcttgtgatgtcatcaacttcaTTACAAAATTGTTCATTAAGCCGTGAATTTTTCGCCCAAATAGCTCAAAAGGCGGCACCGAATCGACAAACGCaagtctcttcatttttcataaaaaatgaccatttgaaaaaattgatgaatgagTCAAGTAGTTATGAGGGCACTAAGATATGTCTCACTTCATGAATCTCCACTTTTGGGATTCTCCCAACAGCGGAAGAAAGAACCCAGCTTGGTGGCAGATCTCAAATGTGTGCAGAGGGTTGATCTATCAGGCTTAAAATTAACACAAATACCCACACTCAAAGTAAGTTCTCAGCATCATCTGCTGAAGAAACATGAGACACCTATCTGGCCTTGCGACTATCAAATATTGAAGGGCCTCAGAAATTACAGGAACACCTTCCTTTGTTGAAAACGCAATGATGACAGAGGATCTTAGTTAAAATGTATAAGGGGATTCAAAAACCTAATGTCAACATGCTAAGGGCTGTCCATTTGAACTAGTTAACATCTTCCGTGTCACTTCTGATATATAAACCAGGGCAGTTGATGTGGATGCTCTTTCTGGCTAGATTTCACCTTTTCCACTCCCTGCATCAAATGAAAACTCTAGACTGGATCCCAATCACATCAATGGCCTTCAGTAGTCTGATGTGCTCATtccataataaataaaagcaGTCTGCTCAGAGCCAAAATTACAACCATTTCGAGTCAATttgattcttttttaatttgaaacgaaTGCCATTTGAAAATAATAGGTCTTATAGTCATTTTATTCCGCAaccttttatcattttatagtTCATACATGGACGTAGAAGCAAGACCATCATTTCAATTTAATACTTTGTATGGAAATATCAAAATTCACCGTGAACAACAGAGGGGATCAAATTGATCTCTCAGTAAGAAAGGTAGTATTTCAAAGAATGGATGGTTCTTCCATAACATAATTTCTGTAACAAATTAAAGCTCTCTAGAACCCAGAGGCACTCCTTTGCAGCATTGTACCAAAGCAAACAATTTTTACTTAGTACGTTGCCTGCAGCCTGTACGTGCAGCCATTGTCAATTAAGGGGAAGGCCAAGTCTGACCGTTGAAGTgttgatagggtggtttcctattatttttttattgcctaaatcgaaagattattactccttgagtacttatttcacgcttttagatttttaaatgacgatatctatttttcatgattaaaggaaaagtggaaattttcaagcgcgcaaaaacacaacgggtaagtatgaatgccgggaaaactctgtgtgacgtcattctggttcccgctgccgcaagtgaggtgaccttggggcgaggctctgagcgctgatacgatgaaggatgctagcaggtagcagagtaccatgctagctggtagcgcttggcttaaataaggattattaatacattataaaacgaagaaaactttccgaccttagccagttttaataggtgattattaagagatgtttccctgagctctgtgcctcatgcatgcattggtaacctcaggcgatgtaaaactcctacctactcgtatagaaactaggcccctgtgacgtcacatggagtggcatcgcatgggcgccaatctggcctttttcaaatgaggataaaattgaccattgccattcgtctaaaccggtatttctaaaaccaaataatttgtaaattatgaatacactaatggtgggtaatgaatcgcaatcgatacctttcgttttctttgatgaaggaaactaccctattggcacgTACAgcgtgagacatgatggcatggGAATAATCAAGTGAATTTAGATCAGGGGATCATTTAGGATTTGAAGAGAGACATTTGCTGCATTCCTTTACATGAGCCACCCACGGCCATCTTTGAGAGCTGCTTTTAGCCCTTtcctgccagttcttacaattggaaaacattttccgtgctcccagtagcatgagaatattttaaacctttcTGTGAGGAGGTCTTCATTGCAGTGGAGTTGCCCTGGTACTttcatccctcagatttgggacccaactcaaccgTCCCATACCCCACCCACTGGACTCCACCCTCTCACTCTATCACAGCGCAAATCCACGTCCAACTtactgcgttaccagtgtttttttcaaccaaacattgtttttgattttcaattatttactcttCTCAAAGAATTACTAACACTTTTtaaagcattgtggaatttttaacagatttctagcgttaataacaataaagttattAAATACAAGGTACATATAATAAGGCTATAAGTTTGAAAGTCCATTATTTTCgagctaaaattttgtttaaatcttGCTTATGCACAGAActaaacaaagaattcatttcaaagtataaaaaaattttagtatGCAACAAAACATAGGAGGATTTAGGGGGGGGTATGGGGGCATTAGATGCCCTCCCCACTGATgcctaaaaaataaacaaaattttttaaaaggtaatcattatgttaatttttttttgtgtattacggagcctcaatcatttaatttcatattaataacttacaTATTAAACTAATGAGAATAattcgtagagtaattgttgtaAGTTGTCTTTAACCTCAAGTATGACAAGATTGATTGCCTGCCtccacagaaaaaaaacctggatccgcccctaaaacaaaatatatcactgaaaaACCTATAGACTAAATAACTGCACTTTGCAATGGATTCCTGCGGTGGCGATGATCATAAATGATTGTGAGGGTGGGGCTTAATTGCCCCTAAGGGGAGAGGCCCTCGCTAGGCTACgcctgaatgcatccaacaattgctacgtcagcggtcacttcccttcccttgcatTGGCCAGAGCCGACGTCCAGTCGTTTGTGTTGAAAAATCCACAACAGCTATACCCAACGCCAGGTGTTCTGCATTTGAAGATATCCATCTGCTACACCCGACATCCAGCATGAAGGGATCAAGGGTGTCCAATGGAGATAATTTGGTCATTATCCAATCGACCCCGCCATTTCATTCAAATACAAGTGAAACCCAAGCATCAATGAATGTTTTGTGAGAACAACAACAGGACAACAAGTTAATCCAGAATAATCTGCAAGAATGGCCTCGTATGATCCAGTGATATCCACTCACCCACTTACTTATTCAACCCAAAGGTAagtttggataggcgagggtagatcTCAACCTAGCCTAAGCTACAAACACACAATCAATGTAGGTGGGCCAGCTCCTAACCCTGAGCTACCATGCACTCACAGGATATTTTTGGAGGCTTCACGAGGGATTTAAACGAATGACCCATCCATCAGCAGCCCCAGTTGGCCACCACAGTCCCTGCTTAAAGATGACGCATCAAAATGAGGAGAAATATGAAACAGACTGACGAGAGAAATGAGTAGAGTAAGTTGAATTACACCAATTTGAAAAATGACGAGCATGGAGATATAGGCACTTATACTTTGGCTTTTCAAATCGAGGTGCCATTATGAATTGATCGTCACTTCACATCCCtagcataataatttattttcaagagcTTAGCGAGATACGTTATAAGTAGCATAGGTTATTATGCCTAAATAGATCTATGCCAAAAACAACTCAAATGAAGATTTTCTGATTGGGAAGCCAACCATTCTCTTCCAAATGAGACAGTTGAATGAAAAGATTAATTCAAACACTCCTCCCAGACTAAATAAAGTTAGTGTGCTCAATGCCAAGGTGACtcctaaaacaaaatattgtgaCATTGGTTTGATTAATTAACAAGAAAAACCTGCTGGGCAACAAGCAATAATTAACaggatttaagaaaatatttcacctcAAAACCAGGGGCTGAAAGCAATTCAGAGAAAGGTAGGTTAAAATGCTGATGGTAATTggctgaaatggaaaataaaaataagtatgcaCATACCAGCTTCTGGGTTGGGCCTCCCAAAGAGTTTCTCTCCAAAACTGAATAGGTTGATAATGTCACGATCACCCTGGGAGACATTGTTATCGTCTGTGGCAGGATCATTGAGTGGGTAAGCACTTCCAAGCTGACACATCCTACTGCAAAAACATAGCAGCCATACAATAAGAATATATTTGGCTTGTGAATTACCGAGACAAAATGTTTCCATTTCGGTGAGTTGAATTATATTCCCGATGCACACCACCCCAAAGTTCCAAAATAATAATGAGATGCATTCCTATAAAGCCCAAAGCATATATAGGGTGTGTGTTTACGCTAGTAAGCTCCTATTAAGTTTTTTGGGGCCAACAGTGATAAGTGTGTTATGGTAATCGCACAGAACAGTTAAAGAGAAACTCTTGATAAGAAGCGAGCAATTTTTTAAGGTGACGTTTATAGGAGTGAGGGAGGTCAACGAACGATTCTCGGAAGGCAGTAATTGAAAAGGGGAAAAGGGGTATCCGATTCTTCAGATGCCAATCCATTTCGAGAAACTCTTGAGAGGCGAGAAATTAACTTTTCCATTCAGAAGACAGGGCATTAcacaattgaataaaaaaaatatgaggtcTATCACTTTTCTTACGAAATGTGATTTTCAGTGCAAGACCCAAGAACAGGAAAAACTAGTTTCATTATCCGACGGAAGTAAGCACCGGCACACGATATCACTCGTCCATTCAAGATAGCCTGAGTTTACTATGTCAATTTCTACGTCTGATTATTACCTAGGTATGTTTCATAACTCGGCATTAAGCATTCCCAGGTGATGTCGTCTATAAATAACAGACGATTAAACGACGATCAGACAACGCGAAAATGACTTCAGCAATTTCCTAACATTTCAATTTGCCACTACCGCAACCAGCGCCATAATGCGTATACAATCCACAAATCATCTATCTTAAGTTAGACGCGCGacatttcaaatgttttcatCAAAGGACCTCGCACCAAAAAGTGAACCAGTTGAGAAATATCCAACTTTAAACAACTTCGTATCTATTTCTACTGATAGATGAACACTTTATAGATAAAAAATGAGCTCTTTATTCCACTCTGATAGCCccaaaatattaaatgagaaaaagtccGGTGAAAATTAGCGCCAGATTTTAAAACTGGTTAAACAACCTTCCTGAATGAAAGCAATGCCTTTGGCCGCTACCTGGccaataatatatttcatttctttaaagcGAGTTAACGAGCGTAATTGGACCGCCCCCTTCTAAATATCGTATTTAATTATGGTCATTTTCATGGACGTTTAACTCAATGGCGTCAAACAATTTCGAGAGAACCGCCCCAAGCAATTTACGAAAATTACAGTAATATACATATcaacataattaattttaagagTAGTGAcagcattatttaaaatt encodes:
- the LOC124156627 gene encoding zinc metalloproteinase nas-4-like isoform X1 gives rise to the protein METFCLGNSQAKYILIVWLLCFCSRMCQLGSAYPLNDPATDDNNVSQGDRDIINLFSFGEKLFGRPNPEAGRKVREWTSDSVGLPEELGTYVEGDILHPQTLARNGMKHESFRWEGATIPYTISEAFDAQDRKTIQLAMDQFHKLTCIRFVPRKFARQKDYIHIEMDQTGCWSSVGRIGGRQVVNLQSPGCLTTVGTPIHELMHAVGFLHEQNRYERDNHVTIKWNNIQKGREINFEKASADTTDALGVPYDYRSVMHYSPYAFSVNKDPTIIPKVPNVDIGQRIGLSRKDVQKIYRMYKCEQYEKNIK
- the LOC124156627 gene encoding zinc metalloproteinase nas-13-like isoform X3; translated protein: MCQLGSAYPLNDPATDDNNVSQGDRDIINLFSFGEKLFGRPNPEAGRKVREWTSDSVGLPEELGTYVEGDILHPQTLARNGMKHESFRWEGATIPYTISEAFDAQDRKTIQLAMDQFHKLTCIRFVPRKFARQKDYIHIEMDQTGCWSSVGRIGGRQVVNLQSPGCLTTVGTPIHELMHAVGFLHEQNRYERDNHVTIKWNNIQKGREINFEKASADTTDALGVPYDYRSVMHYSPYAFSVNKDPTIIPKVPNVDIGQRIGLSRKDVQKIYRMYKCEQYEKNIK
- the LOC124156627 gene encoding zinc metalloproteinase nas-13-like isoform X2 gives rise to the protein MKLVFPVLGSCTENHISRMCQLGSAYPLNDPATDDNNVSQGDRDIINLFSFGEKLFGRPNPEAGRKVREWTSDSVGLPEELGTYVEGDILHPQTLARNGMKHESFRWEGATIPYTISEAFDAQDRKTIQLAMDQFHKLTCIRFVPRKFARQKDYIHIEMDQTGCWSSVGRIGGRQVVNLQSPGCLTTVGTPIHELMHAVGFLHEQNRYERDNHVTIKWNNIQKGREINFEKASADTTDALGVPYDYRSVMHYSPYAFSVNKDPTIIPKVPNVDIGQRIGLSRKDVQKIYRMYKCEQYEKNIK